The Persephonella sp. IF05-L8 genome contains a region encoding:
- a CDS encoding class I SAM-dependent methyltransferase encodes MEQNGRKNKMAQEKIAEKIFDSVVKSYDAFLSSVTFGLINKWQETLVQNTPVGKISVDLGTGTGEVIKKIKKSNPETFTIGVDVSQNMLLKAKEKLKNTNTAFVKASAYTMPFKNNSVNSILMSLVFRHLDAEKAIPEFSRVLKKGGYVSILDISKPHKIIFNSIFFFANKIFRPLGQKIFTKEEYDYFMESVLNSRKPQELEELFKKYSFKKEYITTRFGGMVVIAVFKKEN; translated from the coding sequence TTGGAACAAAATGGAAGAAAAAATAAGATGGCTCAGGAAAAAATAGCAGAAAAGATATTTGACAGCGTCGTAAAATCCTACGACGCTTTTTTATCTTCTGTAACATTTGGTCTTATAAATAAGTGGCAGGAAACACTGGTTCAAAATACCCCAGTTGGCAAAATTTCTGTTGACCTGGGAACTGGAACAGGAGAGGTAATCAAAAAAATAAAAAAGTCAAATCCTGAAACTTTTACCATCGGAGTTGATGTATCCCAGAATATGCTTTTAAAAGCAAAAGAAAAACTCAAAAATACAAATACTGCTTTTGTAAAAGCCTCTGCATACACAATGCCTTTTAAAAATAACAGTGTTAATTCTATCTTAATGTCTCTGGTTTTCAGGCACCTTGATGCAGAAAAGGCAATCCCCGAGTTCAGCCGAGTTTTAAAAAAAGGTGGTTATGTATCAATACTGGATATTTCAAAACCACACAAAATTATTTTTAACTCAATATTTTTCTTTGCCAATAAAATATTCCGACCCCTTGGACAGAAAATATTTACAAAAGAAGAGTATGATTACTTTATGGAAAGTGTTTTAAACTCAAGAAAACCACAGGAGTTAGAAGAACTTTTTAAAAAATATTCCTTCAAAAAAGAATATATAACAACCAGATTTGGTGGTATGGTGGTCATTGCTGTATTTAAAAAGGAAAACTGA
- a CDS encoding 3-dehydroquinate synthase II, producing MKEFIVDASDYDKTIITTAIESGADYIIVPEDKLKEAKKLGRVNFITIDKNGNLSDDFVLVIINDKKDEERAAQLAKSGKKVIVKTTDWTIIPLENLIAQSENIYAVVKNADEAGIAVGILEKGVKGVVLETKDLNEIKKVANVIKETSEKIELVKAKVTAVIPVGMGDRVAVDTTSLFKRGEGMLVGNSSAGMIFVHAETEESPYVASRPFRVNAGAVHMYTRVSGGKTVYLCELEAGKEVMAYDIEGNGRAVVVGRAKIERRPMLLVEAEYQGKKLSAVLQNAETIRLVKGDGSLISVVDLKEGDEILGYVEEAGRHFGMKVEETILEK from the coding sequence ATGAAAGAATTCATAGTAGATGCTTCAGATTACGACAAAACAATAATTACAACAGCAATTGAGAGCGGTGCCGATTATATCATTGTTCCTGAAGATAAGCTTAAAGAAGCAAAAAAATTGGGGAGAGTTAACTTTATAACTATTGATAAGAATGGAAATCTATCTGATGATTTTGTTCTTGTTATTATAAATGATAAAAAAGATGAGGAAAGGGCTGCCCAGCTGGCAAAATCCGGTAAAAAAGTTATAGTAAAAACAACAGACTGGACAATAATCCCTCTGGAAAATCTAATAGCCCAGTCAGAAAATATCTATGCAGTGGTAAAAAATGCTGATGAGGCAGGTATTGCAGTGGGAATTCTTGAAAAAGGCGTTAAAGGAGTTGTCCTGGAAACAAAAGATTTAAATGAGATTAAAAAAGTTGCCAATGTTATAAAGGAAACATCCGAAAAAATAGAACTGGTAAAAGCCAAAGTTACAGCAGTAATTCCAGTTGGAATGGGGGATAGGGTTGCAGTTGATACCACTTCCCTTTTCAAACGAGGGGAAGGTATGCTGGTTGGAAATTCATCTGCAGGGATGATTTTTGTCCATGCCGAAACAGAAGAAAGTCCTTACGTAGCATCAAGACCGTTTAGAGTTAATGCCGGTGCAGTCCACATGTATACCAGAGTGTCTGGAGGAAAAACAGTTTATCTATGTGAACTGGAAGCAGGAAAAGAAGTTATGGCCTATGATATAGAAGGAAATGGGAGGGCTGTTGTTGTTGGAAGGGCTAAAATAGAAAGAAGACCTATGCTTCTTGTGGAAGCAGAATATCAGGGTAAAAAGCTCAGTGCTGTCCTGCAAAATGCCGAAACAATCAGACTGGTTAAAGGAGATGGTTCATTAATATCAGTTGTAGACCTGAAAGAAGGGGATGAAATTTTAGGATATGTAGAAGAAGCAGGCAGACACTTTGGAATGAAAGTAGAGGAAACAATTTTAGAAAAATAA
- a CDS encoding TolC family protein yields MRKLSIFLAVITAVITSYARELTLDEAINIALQNSYELKASQRQVKSKELEYLATKGLRWPTITFSEMFMRTNIPGWAMMNELNQHRLTMMSSAKYVDMTSMNAMFGIPMFQAPTYPEWNNWQTKIQFEVPIWAGGKIGTGIQMREKEFQASKFDLERTKQKVIYDVTKAYYGALLAKEAIKLAKQAYKSVEKHYKTAETMYNNGLAIYADVLRAKVYLSKVKNKITEAENQYMVAKRGLLLAMGIDNEDPGQIDVVGQLELKEQPKDLQFWEKVAVSSRPDLIALRTRVENAKRYAKFQRGDMLPTIGAFGYYQMDDRYSPFGTDGTGFTLGIALNWKIFDGFQAYNKYRAAKETYRQYSNLKKGFEEYIKFSVYKAYKDFLTALDRLKTAEDNVKYAEEVLKITEKRYKNQLASMIDLLDTQTMYDKIKFEKAKATYDAKVSLLELKYQAGQLKKENNGGDK; encoded by the coding sequence ATGAGGAAGCTCAGTATATTTCTGGCTGTTATAACCGCCGTAATTACCAGTTACGCCAGGGAACTCACCTTAGATGAAGCAATAAATATTGCTTTACAAAACAGTTATGAACTTAAAGCTTCTCAAAGACAAGTAAAAAGTAAAGAACTGGAATATCTGGCAACAAAAGGCCTGAGATGGCCAACAATCACATTCAGTGAGATGTTCATGAGAACGAATATTCCTGGCTGGGCTATGATGAATGAACTCAATCAGCACAGATTAACGATGATGAGCTCAGCAAAGTATGTTGATATGACCTCCATGAATGCTATGTTTGGTATTCCAATGTTTCAAGCTCCAACTTATCCAGAGTGGAACAACTGGCAGACAAAAATTCAGTTTGAGGTTCCCATATGGGCAGGTGGAAAAATAGGAACCGGTATTCAGATGAGGGAAAAAGAATTCCAAGCATCAAAATTTGATTTAGAGAGAACAAAACAAAAAGTTATATATGATGTTACAAAGGCATACTATGGAGCTTTACTTGCAAAAGAAGCAATTAAACTGGCTAAACAGGCATACAAAAGTGTAGAAAAACACTATAAAACTGCTGAAACAATGTATAACAACGGTCTTGCAATATATGCAGATGTTCTCAGGGCAAAAGTTTATTTATCAAAAGTAAAAAACAAAATAACAGAAGCAGAAAATCAATATATGGTAGCCAAAAGGGGTTTGTTACTTGCAATGGGGATAGACAATGAAGACCCGGGACAGATTGATGTTGTAGGTCAGCTTGAATTAAAAGAACAACCTAAAGACCTTCAGTTCTGGGAAAAAGTGGCGGTTTCCTCCAGACCAGACCTTATAGCTTTAAGAACAAGGGTAGAAAATGCAAAAAGATATGCCAAATTCCAAAGGGGAGATATGCTCCCAACAATAGGAGCATTTGGATACTATCAAATGGATGATAGATACTCTCCATTTGGTACAGATGGAACAGGATTTACTCTGGGAATAGCACTTAACTGGAAAATATTTGATGGATTTCAGGCATACAACAAATATAGAGCAGCAAAAGAGACCTACAGACAATACTCTAACCTGAAAAAAGGATTTGAGGAATATATAAAATTCAGCGTTTACAAAGCATACAAAGACTTTTTAACTGCCTTAGATAGACTGAAAACAGCAGAAGATAACGTTAAGTATGCAGAAGAGGTTTTAAAAATCACAGAAAAAAGATACAAAAATCAGCTTGCATCTATGATAGACCTGCTGGATACCCAAACAATGTATGACAAGATTAAATTTGAAAAAGCAAAAGCAACTTATGATGCAAAAGTATCACTTCTGGAACTTAAATATCAGGCGGGTCAGTTAAAAAAAGAAAATAACGGAGGAGATAAATAA
- a CDS encoding efflux RND transporter periplasmic adaptor subunit, giving the protein MKSVVKFVVFFVIPIAIFILWLGGFLTPRVEPGYAEEEAKKVVQVPTMVVQPQEVGQVYQVDGSVISNNTAKVATKLMAKILKINVKEGDFVKKGQLLAVLDDSEINQNIKEAYAGLEELAKAREEANAGLKAAQAGYEFAKRTYERFKNLYKENAISKQQFEEIETKMIGAKAQVDAIKAKLKQLDAKEKQVRAKLKYAQIMKDYAYVKAPFDGVIIKKMNDVGDMAAPGMPIFIIGDKNLKFMSMIDESLINKVNIGDEITVSVETIGKIYKAKVVEKSNSIDPMNRTFTIKAELPHDPDLKPGMYGKVKIPVSKEEKILIPKTAIFHWGQLDAVYKVDKDGIAHIAFVKLGDEIDGKVEVISGLKPGDVIVAEEVEKACEGCKVR; this is encoded by the coding sequence ATGAAAAGCGTAGTCAAGTTTGTAGTGTTTTTCGTTATACCTATTGCCATTTTTATCTTATGGCTCGGGGGCTTCCTTACACCAAGAGTTGAGCCTGGATATGCAGAAGAAGAGGCAAAAAAAGTGGTTCAGGTTCCAACTATGGTAGTTCAACCACAGGAAGTTGGACAGGTATATCAGGTTGATGGGTCAGTAATATCAAATAACACAGCAAAAGTTGCAACAAAGCTAATGGCAAAAATTCTTAAAATAAATGTCAAAGAAGGTGATTTTGTTAAAAAAGGACAATTACTTGCAGTTTTAGATGACAGCGAAATAAACCAGAATATAAAAGAGGCTTATGCAGGTCTTGAAGAACTCGCAAAAGCAAGAGAAGAGGCAAATGCAGGATTAAAAGCAGCTCAGGCTGGTTATGAGTTTGCAAAAAGAACGTATGAAAGGTTCAAAAATCTGTATAAAGAAAATGCCATTTCAAAGCAACAATTTGAAGAAATTGAAACAAAAATGATAGGAGCAAAGGCTCAGGTTGATGCAATTAAAGCAAAACTAAAACAATTAGATGCCAAGGAAAAGCAAGTTAGAGCAAAACTTAAATATGCACAAATAATGAAAGATTATGCCTACGTTAAAGCTCCATTTGACGGAGTAATTATCAAAAAAATGAATGATGTTGGTGATATGGCAGCTCCTGGAATGCCAATATTTATCATTGGAGATAAAAATCTCAAATTTATGTCAATGATAGATGAAAGCCTTATAAACAAAGTAAATATAGGAGATGAGATTACTGTTTCTGTGGAAACAATAGGCAAAATATATAAAGCAAAAGTTGTAGAAAAAAGTAATAGCATTGACCCTATGAACAGAACATTCACAATAAAAGCAGAACTTCCCCATGACCCAGACTTAAAGCCTGGAATGTATGGAAAAGTTAAAATTCCTGTTTCAAAAGAGGAAAAAATTCTGATACCAAAAACAGCAATATTCCACTGGGGACAGCTTGATGCTGTTTACAAAGTTGATAAAGACGGTATTGCACATATTGCCTTTGTGAAGCTTGGGGATGAGATAGATGGAAAAGTAGAAGTTATTTCAGGACTTAAGCCTGGTGATGTTATCGTTGCAGAAGAAGTTGAGAAAGCTTGTGAAGGCTGCAAAGTTCGTTAA
- a CDS encoding MlaD family protein, with protein MNTAFRVGLFVLIISSIAGYLIITFSGKELGVSTKEYVIYFDAVEGLSQGADVQVKGVKVGRVEKIEFDKGKVKVVIGIKENIPIYKNAKAYVRTLGLMGDKYIYIDPGTPNAGELAEGQTITNAQVYASTEEAFSTVQEIAKKVGELIDNLNDALGKGNLREMIENIKVLAKHTDEMVVENRKGVKLAIDNIVAITDSLRRDLPPLIQKIDRIATNLEAIAGENREDIRELIKNLKETSVALKEKTPKVLDKIGEAAQTIKGTVGENREDIKVAIQKIREASEKLDRILAKIDEGKGTIGKLVNDDSLYDNANKGIKEFSKPFAVINQSQLDIMLYAEKHTGNDDAKAGIAGKFAPGSNSYIYVGLLTNSNGTVTKRKEYIDNTGTREEIERNYGILFDIQYAHKLFDIGDTSFWVRGGLKDSTGAAGTDLYLNRRLAIKADLYNFDRKYSIGNQNIDNPQLDIYFQYKMYKYPVFVRLGGSDLLNSDVMGVYIGGGFMFRDNDIKYLLGSVPKP; from the coding sequence ATGAACACAGCCTTCAGGGTTGGACTTTTTGTTTTAATTATATCATCCATAGCAGGTTATTTAATCATAACATTTAGCGGTAAAGAACTTGGGGTATCAACCAAGGAATATGTAATCTATTTTGATGCAGTTGAAGGTCTTTCTCAGGGGGCAGATGTTCAGGTAAAAGGGGTTAAAGTAGGTAGAGTAGAAAAAATTGAATTTGATAAAGGAAAGGTAAAAGTTGTAATTGGGATTAAAGAAAACATTCCTATATATAAAAATGCAAAAGCATACGTAAGAACACTTGGTTTGATGGGAGATAAATATATATATATTGACCCGGGAACTCCAAACGCTGGTGAGCTTGCAGAAGGTCAAACAATCACAAATGCACAGGTTTATGCTTCAACAGAGGAAGCCTTTTCAACGGTTCAGGAAATAGCCAAAAAAGTAGGAGAACTTATTGATAATCTTAATGACGCTTTAGGAAAAGGAAATTTAAGAGAGATGATTGAGAATATAAAAGTTCTTGCAAAACATACTGATGAGATGGTAGTTGAAAACCGTAAAGGAGTAAAACTGGCAATAGACAACATAGTTGCCATTACAGATAGTCTTAGAAGAGACTTACCACCACTTATCCAGAAGATAGATAGAATAGCAACAAATCTGGAAGCAATTGCTGGGGAAAATAGAGAAGATATCAGAGAGCTAATTAAAAATCTTAAAGAAACCTCAGTGGCTCTTAAAGAAAAAACACCAAAAGTTCTTGATAAAATTGGAGAAGCAGCACAGACAATAAAAGGCACCGTTGGAGAAAACAGAGAAGATATAAAAGTGGCTATACAAAAAATAAGAGAAGCTTCAGAAAAGTTAGACAGAATACTGGCAAAGATAGATGAAGGAAAAGGAACAATAGGAAAACTTGTCAATGATGATAGCCTTTACGATAATGCAAATAAAGGTATTAAAGAATTTTCTAAACCATTTGCCGTTATAAACCAATCTCAGCTTGATATTATGCTTTATGCAGAAAAACATACAGGAAATGATGACGCTAAAGCTGGAATTGCAGGGAAATTTGCCCCAGGAAGCAACAGTTATATATATGTAGGGCTCCTTACAAACAGTAATGGAACAGTAACAAAAAGAAAAGAGTATATAGATAATACAGGAACAAGAGAGGAAATTGAAAGAAATTACGGGATACTATTTGATATTCAGTATGCCCATAAGCTTTTTGATATAGGGGATACAAGTTTCTGGGTCAGAGGAGGTCTCAAAGACTCTACTGGAGCAGCAGGAACAGACCTGTATCTAAACAGAAGATTAGCCATAAAAGCAGACCTGTATAATTTTGATAGAAAATATTCCATAGGAAACCAAAATATTGATAATCCCCAATTAGATATTTATTTTCAATATAAGATGTATAAATACCCTGTATTTGTTAGACTTGGAGGTTCAGACCTCCTGAACAGTGATGTAATGGGTGTTTATATAGGTGGTGGATTTATGTTCAGAGATAATGATATAAAATATTTACTGGGAAGTGTGCCGAAACCTTAA
- a CDS encoding Crp/Fnr family transcriptional regulator: protein MDKENFLKKVPLLEGIPEEDLSEISKYFHLKEYKKNEYIFFEGDEEPGIYIVIEGIVKLIKETADGKTVILRLVTPKEVFGWLVVGESRPESTYTAQALVDTTVLYISNKDFLKLLNLYPALAIKITCDASKMLLEAYDRLKSLAAEKVEGRIANLLLELSRKIGKEVDGKIVIEAPITRQDIAEMTGTTVETAIRIMSKWKKEGIVNTERGKIEILDPDYLEDLIA from the coding sequence ATGGATAAGGAAAATTTTCTGAAAAAAGTTCCACTTTTAGAAGGTATACCTGAAGAAGATTTATCAGAAATATCAAAGTATTTTCATCTGAAAGAATACAAAAAAAATGAGTATATATTCTTTGAAGGAGACGAAGAACCGGGAATATATATTGTCATTGAAGGGATTGTAAAGCTAATTAAAGAAACAGCTGATGGAAAAACAGTTATTTTAAGACTGGTTACCCCTAAAGAGGTATTTGGCTGGCTGGTCGTGGGAGAAAGTAGACCAGAAAGCACATATACAGCTCAGGCACTTGTTGACACCACAGTTCTATATATATCAAATAAGGACTTCCTTAAGCTTCTTAATCTATATCCGGCTCTTGCAATTAAAATCACATGTGATGCAAGCAAAATGTTGCTGGAAGCATATGATAGGCTAAAAAGTCTTGCTGCAGAAAAAGTTGAAGGAAGAATTGCCAATTTGCTTTTAGAGCTTTCCAGAAAAATTGGAAAAGAGGTAGATGGAAAGATAGTAATAGAAGCCCCAATAACAAGGCAAGATATTGCAGAAATGACAGGAACCACTGTAGAGACAGCTATCAGGATAATGAGTAAATGGAAAAAAGAGGGAATAGTTAATACAGAAAGGGGAAAAATAGAAATATTAGACCCAGATTATCTTGAGGATTTAATTGCCTAA